Part of the Terriglobales bacterium genome, GGGCGGGTCTTCAGCATCGTCTCGGCGCCGGGACGCGGGCGCGGCTTCGGCCACCAGTACACCGTCCCCACCATCAACCTCAGCCGCTACGACGAACTGGTGCCCCTGGACGGCGTTTACATCACCCGCACCCGGGTCAACGGCGAGTGCTTCGATTCTGTGACCAACGTGGGCACCCGCCCCACCTTCGGCGACCTGTTCGCCATCGAGACCCACCTGCTGCACTTCCACCCCATCGCGCTGACGGCGCAGACCCGGGTGGAGATCTCGTTCCTCAAGCGGGTGCGGCCGGAGATCAAGTTTCCTACGGTGGCCGAGCTGCGCGAGCAGATCGCGCGCGACATCAAGCAGGCCCACCACTACTTCCAACTGCTGGCGGCGAAGAGCAAGCCTGCCGCCCGCAGCCGCCGCAAATCCCGCTGAAGGAGAGCGCCATGCTGAAGCACCTGCGCTGGAACGAGGTGAAGGACGAGCAGCTCAATCCCCAACTGAGCCGCAAGCTGGTGGTGGGCCAGGAACTGATGCTGGCGCGCGTGCTCTTGAAGAAGGGCTGCGTGGTGCCCGAGCACAGCCACGTCAACGAGCAGCTCACCTACATCCTGGAAGGCGCGCTCAAGTTCTGGATCGACGGCAAAGTGCTGGTGGTCGGCGCCGGCGAGGTGCTGTGCATTCCCTCCGACATGCCGCACAAGGCCGAGGCGTTGGAGGACACCGTGGACCTCGACGTCTTCTATCCTCCCCGCCAGGACTGGCTGGCAGGGACGGACGCGTATTTAAGAGGAAAGTAAACCACAGAGGACACAGAGGGCACGGAGGAAGACAAGGCAAAAGGAAAAACAGGAAAGAGATGGCGTCATCCTGAGGCGCTTGAGCGCCGAAGGATCTCGCGCGCAGCGCCGACCATGCTATTACAGCGACCCGCGCGAGATCCTTCGCAGGCTGAAGCCTGCTCAGGATGACGCCTATATCTCTTTTTGCCTTCTGCCCTCTTCCGTTTGCCTTGCTCTCCTCTGTGTCCTCCGTGTCCTCTGTGGTTAATTCCTCCCCTTTCCACTAGAATCCAGCGCGCATGGCCACGGCCACGGTTCCCTTCCGGTTCGCCGACATCACCCGCGCGCAGCGGCGCACGCTGGTGGCGGCCGCGCTGGGCTGGATGCTCGACGCCTTCGACGTCATGCTCTACGCCCTGGTGCTCACGCACATCATGCGCGACCTGGGCATGTCGAAGGCCACCGGCGGGCTGCTGGGCACGCTCACGCTGCTGGCCTCAGGCATCGGCGGAGTGCTGTTCGGCTACGTCGCCGACCGCATCGGGCGCACCCGGGCGCTCATGCTCAGCATCCTGACCTACTCGGTGTGTTCCTTCGCCTCCGGGCTCTCCACCACCATCCTCATGCTGGCCTGCTTCCGCTTCGTGCTGGGGCTGGGCATGGGCGGGGAGTGGAACACCGGCGCCACCCTGGTGGCCGAGACCTGGCCCACCCACCTGCGAGCCAAGGCCATCGCCATCGTGCAGTCTTCGTATGCCATCGGCTTCGCCCTGGCGGCGGTGGTGGCGGGCCTGGTGATGCGCTACCTGGGCAACTGGCGCTGGGCCTTCTTCGTGGGCGTGGTGCCGGCGCTGCTCACGCTGTGGATCTACAAGCGCGTGCCCGAATCCGAGATGTGGCAGGAGCACCGCGCCGAGCGCCAAGCCGCGGCGGAGAGCGGTGAAGTCGCCGGCGCTCCCCTCTCCGAACTCTTCCACAGCCGCTACTTGAAGCCCACGGTCGCGCTCACCCTGATGAACTTCCTGGGGATGTTCGGCTGGTGGGGGCTGTTCACCTGGGTACCGTCGTTC contains:
- a CDS encoding MFS transporter, with product MATATVPFRFADITRAQRRTLVAAALGWMLDAFDVMLYALVLTHIMRDLGMSKATGGLLGTLTLLASGIGGVLFGYVADRIGRTRALMLSILTYSVCSFASGLSTTILMLACFRFVLGLGMGGEWNTGATLVAETWPTHLRAKAIAIVQSSYAIGFALAAVVAGLVMRYLGNWRWAFFVGVVPALLTLWIYKRVPESEMWQEHRAERQAAAESGEVAGAPLSELFHSRYLKPTVALTLMNFLGMFGWWGLFTWVPSFLSLPVEQGGRGFSTGLMTWLLVALNLTGMFPGYASFGWVADHLGRRRSFLVYLLLAAALVPLYALASRPWMLLLLGTPVAFFGTGFFSGSGIIGSEIFPTRLRARALGFTYNGARTLSAVAPWIIGWVGQRKGLSWAFYLCAFSFFLAALVATLLPETKGKHLD
- a CDS encoding riboflavin kinase, with the translated sequence GRVFSIVSAPGRGRGFGHQYTVPTINLSRYDELVPLDGVYITRTRVNGECFDSVTNVGTRPTFGDLFAIETHLLHFHPIALTAQTRVEISFLKRVRPEIKFPTVAELREQIARDIKQAHHYFQLLAAKSKPAARSRRKSR
- a CDS encoding cupin domain-containing protein, translating into MLKHLRWNEVKDEQLNPQLSRKLVVGQELMLARVLLKKGCVVPEHSHVNEQLTYILEGALKFWIDGKVLVVGAGEVLCIPSDMPHKAEALEDTVDLDVFYPPRQDWLAGTDAYLRGK